The following proteins come from a genomic window of Sorex araneus isolate mSorAra2 chromosome 1, mSorAra2.pri, whole genome shotgun sequence:
- the LOC101557835 gene encoding G-protein coupled receptor 20-like — translation MSCMQDLGFEVESRNRLCCSVVALTVLEFLLPLLVLSAFTGRMVCALSRPGLLPQGRQRRVHAMQLLLTMLVIFLLCFTPFQALQVAVALWPDVPPPPSLVAYHVAVALSSLKRCLDLIVYCFVTSGFQATVRSLLGRPGADGEPSSRDVVGLHKRSKVAGGSHGPGHRALPTALTNGP, via the exons atgagctgcatgcaag atttaggcTTTGAAGTTGAAAGTAG gaaccggctgTGCTGCAGTGTGGTGGCGCTGACCGTGCTGGAGTTCCTACTGCCACTGCTGGTGCTCAGCGCCTTCACGGGCCGCATGGTGTGCGCGCTGTCCCGGCCTGGCCTCCTGCCCCAGGGACGGCAGCGCCGCGTGCACGCCATGCAGCTGCTGCTCACCATGCTGGTCATCTTCCTCCTGTGCTTCACACCTTTCCAAGCCCTCCAGGTGGCCGTGGCGCTGTGGCCCGACGTGCCTCCGCCCCCGAGTCTCGTGGCCTACCATGTGGCTGTGGCCCTCAGCAGCCTCAAACGTTGCCTGGACCTCATCGTCTACTGCTTCGTCACCAGCGGCTTCCAGGCAACGGTGCGCAGCCTCCTGGGCCGGCCGGGTGCGGATGGTGAGCCCAGCAGCAGGGACGTGGTGGGCCTGCACAAGCGCTCCAAGGTCGCGGGGGGCAGCCACGGTCCAGGCCACCGCGCTCTCCCGACAGCCCTGACCAACGGGCCTTAA